The following coding sequences lie in one Xiphias gladius isolate SHS-SW01 ecotype Sanya breed wild chromosome 24, ASM1685928v1, whole genome shotgun sequence genomic window:
- the jarid2b gene encoding protein Jumonji isoform X4, with amino-acid sequence MGPCALRAWMGAASTVRTVLQRRGSSALPSNMAYFGSSQEEEDLEEEDEEEEEEVRNGGGIQTHSGGSSSQASASSSCHSTPRKGKLPARQPLNGHVFNIHSKAGTRESPRPKAGTHGRDAPAPPLPPPPPPPPPLLRERSERAEAREHVREQQAMASGRGSANGLPPRRAAEELRKQVSKVNGLTRAGSAQAVGGAKKSRDFRLPSKTVKKYTATVSKGHVTYTKAKQKELGKKTKLSSSNKHNSAASAPSSANNHNQHSQPAASNGLANSGKAAAPAHHSNAKTRKQVLLSNGLHNVAAGARLNGRLNGQRHNTLAKEDGQRQCQQGQGECPGREGLRNSKRRLEVVLNSVGTGVAEQKAKTTGAEAKKAKLQPTPLETRSSSKKVANQDKAATQITTPTTPVSNGHESETPTSPKQTPPVTPPPTPPPQQTAPPSTPAANVEPVNQRPKRASAGKLMLIRQAQQQQSRSHGRNSSSSSPSSGQNHPQNPSRASTTSDPQQTSVSSSSTTSSLLTSTNSPGQLKPAALRPAERDKEWEREKEMTRQKEREQEKEWERQRSRPEGWAGLGEVPVFRPAPREFQDPLVYLDAVREQAEAAGMCRVVPPPDWRPECKLSEEMRFVTQVQRVHMLGRRWGPNVQRLACIRKHLKSQGITMDEPPVIGGCEVDLSRFFQLINDMGGMQQVMDLKKWTKLADLLRIPKSAQDRLAKLQEAYLQYILSYDSLSAEERLRLQAEVLQEKKKLESRRGPLEGLLDSSAPSALALPRYEPKNGLVGGIVGGATGHQRTNGVYHHLKELEAQVKAGRRRLFAQEKQGKEDRQHGEEQEEEEDKGVLSDQHKCINKGKSVSLTNFFRIARNTMTMCFNKEPGAAEVEQEYWRIVEQRDSHVAVHCGKVDTSTHGSGFPTGKSEPFSKHGWNLTVLPNNSGSILRHLGAVPGVTIPWLNIGMVFSTSCWSRDQNRLPYIDYLHTGADCIWYSVPAEEKAKLDKVVHTLLQANGTPGLEMLEKNIMISPEVLCREGIKVYRTVQRSGQFVVCFPGAFVSKVCCGYSVSETVHFATPHWMNLGYQAAKVSIIGDLKCRRIAKPFSMEKLLYQIATAESKRDNGLLLTTISALLKDLRNIEMHQRQELYKAGLLSSARYGTHDGSLGPGEGRKKPRGKWLALESSERRCQICQHLCYLSMVVQETDNVVFCLECALRYVEKHKSCRGLKMMYRYDEEQINSLVNQVCGRAMLKNSNGGGGGVVVSGGGGEPCLSLSPAKASPAKRGPRKRATVEVSLPRLSSSHMPKAAAVS; translated from the exons TGTTCAACATCCACAGTAAAGCAGGGACCAGGGAGAGTCCGAGGCCCAAGGCGGGAACCCATGGCAGGGATGCGCCTGCCCCACCActgccacctcctccacctccacctccgcCTCTCCTGAGGGAGCGCAGTGAGCGAGCAGAGGCACGGGAGCACGTAAGGGAGCAGCAGGCCATGGCCAGCGGTCGAGGCTCAGCCAATGGGCTGCCACCGAGGAGAGCTGCGGAGGAGCTACGCAAGCAG GTCTCTAAAGTGAACGGGCTGACGCGGGCAGGCTCGGCACAAGCTGTTGGAGGTGCCAAAAAGAGCCGTGATTTCCGACTGCCGTCCAAAACTGTGAAGAAGTACACAGCTACCGTGTCCAAGGGCCACGTCACTTACACCAAAGCCAAACAGAAAGAACTGGGCAAGAAAACCaaactcagcagcagcaacaaacacaacagcGCCGCCTCGGCACCATCGTCAGCGAACAATCACAATCAGCACAGCCAGCCAGCAGCCAGCAATGGGCTGGCCAACTCAGGAAAAGCAGCGGCACCAGCCCACCACAGCAATGCAAAAACCCGCAAACAGGTGCTACTATCCAATGGGCTGCACAATGTGGCTGCCGGTGCCCGCCTCAATGGGAGGCTAAATGGGCAGCGGCACAACACCCTGGCCAAGGAGGATGGGCAGAGACAGTGCCAGCAGGGCCAAGGGGAGTGTCCAGGTCGAGAGGGACTGCGTAACTCCAAGCGGCGTCTGGAGGTGGTGCTCAACTCAGTGGGGACAGGGGTTGCTGAACAGAAAGCCAAAACCACTGGCGCTGAGGCCAAGAAGGCCAAGCTTCAACCAACTCCTCTGGAGAcacgcagcagcagcaagaagGTGGCCAATCAAGACAAAGCTGCCACACAAATCACCACCCCTACCACTCCAGTTTCTAATGGACATGAATCAGAAACACCCACTTCTCCTAAACAAACTCCACCTGTTACCCCACCGCCTACCCCCCCTCCTCAACAAACCGCACCTCCTTCTACACCAGCAGCCAATGTGGAGCCGGTGAACCAGCGCCCCAAGCGGGCATCGGCCGGCAAGCTGATGTTGATACGacaagcacagcagcagcagagcaggtcTCATGGTCGgaactcctcctcttcctccccctcatcAGGCCAGAATCACCCACAGAACCCCAGTCGTGCCAGCACTACCTCAGACCCCCAACAAAcctctgtgtcctcctcctccaccacctcctctctgCTTACTTCCACCAACAGCCCCGGACAGCTCAAGCCAGCAGCATTGCGGCCTGCTGAGCGTGACAAGGAGTGGGAGCGTGAGAAAGAGATGACACGCCAGAAGGAACGTGAGCAGGAGAAGGAGTGGGAGCGCCAGCGGAGTAGACCAGAGGGCTGGGCAGGGCTGGGTGAAGTACCTGTCTTCCGGCCAGCACCACGGGAGTTCCAGGACCCCCTGGTGTACTTGGATGCAGTGAGGGAACAGGCCGAGGCGGCTGGCATGTGTCGTGTAGTCCCGCCTCCAGACTGGCGGCCAGAGTGCAAGCTGAGCGAGGAGATGCGTTTTGTTACACAGGTGCAGAGGGTCCACATGCTGGGCCGGCGCTGGGGCCCCAACGTGCAGCGGCTGGCCTGCATCCGCAAGCACCTCAAATCTCAGGGCATTACCATGGATGAGCCACCTGTCATTG GTGGCTGTGAAGTGGACCTGTCACGTTTTTTCCAGCTCATCAATGACATGGGCGGCATGCAGCAGGTGATGGACCTGAAGAAGTGGACAAAGCTGGCTGACCTTCTGCGCATCCCGAAGTCAGCACAGGACCGGCTGGCAAAGCTGCAGGAGGCTTACCTCCAGTACATCCTCTCCTATGACTCGCTCAGCGCCGAGGAGCGCCTCCGACTGCAGGCCGAGGTGCtgcaggagaaaaagaaactggagtCGCGCCGGGGCCCTTTGGAGGGTCTCTTGGACTCCTCAGCACCTAGTGCTCTGGCCCTGCCACGCTATGAGCCCAAGAATGGGCTAGTAGGTGGGATAGTTGGAGGGGCAACAGGGCACCAGCGCACCAATGGAGTGTATCACCATCTGAAGGAGCTGGAGGCTCAGGTCAAAGCGGGCCGGCGCCGGCTCTTCGCTCAGGAAAAACAAGGCAAAGAGGACAGGCAGCatggagaggagcaggaggaggaggaggacaagggCGTTCTCAGTGACCAGCACAAATGTATTAACaag GGGAAATCGGTGTCTTTGACTAATTTCTTCAGGATAGCCCGGAACACCATGACCATGTGCTTTAACAAGGAACCAGGGGCTGCTGAGGTTGAG CAAGAGTACTGGCGGATTGTGGAGCAGAGAGATAGCCACGTGgcagtgcattgtgggaagGTGGACACCAGTACACATGGCAGTGGTTTCCCCACAGGAAAGTCAGAGCCATTTTCAAA ACATGGATGGAACCTCACTGTCCTCCCCAATAACTCTGGATCCATTCTGAGGCATCTGGGTGCTGTGCCTG GGGTGACCATTCCCTGGCTAAACATTGGCATGGTCTTTTCTACCTCATGCTGGTCTCGAGACCAAAATCGCCTTCCATATATTGATTACTTACACACTGGTGCTGATTGCATTTG GTATTCTGTCCCTGCTGAGGAGAAGGCTAAGCTGGACAAGGTGGTCCATACACTGCTTCAGGCCAATGGCACCCCAGGACTAGAAATGTTGGAGAAGAACATCATG ATCTCTCCAGAGGTGCTGTGCCGTGAGGGTATCAAGGTTTACCGTACGGTCCAGCGGAGCGGCCAGTTTGTGGTCTGCTTCCCCGGTGCCTTTGTCTCTAAAGTGTGCTGTGGCTACAGCGTGTCAGAGACGGTGCACTTTGCCACACCGCACTGGATGAACCTGGGCTACCAGGCCGCAAAGGTCAGCATTATCGGG GACCTGAAATGTCGTCGTATAGCCAAACCCTTCTCCATGGAGAAGCTACTGTACCAGATTGCCACAGCCGAGTCAAAGAGGGACAATGGCCTTCTCCTCACCACCATCTCCGCCCTACTCAAAGACCTCAG GAACATAGAGATGCACCAACGGCAGGAACTATACAAGGCAGGTTTGCTCTCCTCTGCTCGCTATGGCACGCATGATGGCAGCCTAGGGCCCGGTGAGGGTCGCAAGAAGCCCCGTGGGAAATGGCTAGCACTGGAGTCTTCAGAGAGACGCTGTCAGATCTGCCAGCACCTCTGCTACCTGTCCATG GTGGTTCAGGAGACTGACAACGTGGTCTTCTGTCTGGAGTGTGCCTTGCGGTATGTGGAGAAGCACAAGTCCTGCCGAGGCCTTAAGATGATGTATCGATACGACGAG GAGCAAATCAACAGTTTGGTGAACCAGGTGTGTGGCCGGGCCATGTTGAAGAACAGcaatggtggtggtgggggagtCGTTGTCAGTGGAGGAGGGGGGGAACCCTGCCTCAGCTTAAGCCCCGCCAAGGCATCGCCGGCCAAGCGAGGCCCCCGGAAGCGTGCCACGGTGGAGGTGTCCCTGCCACGCCTATCCTCCAGCCACATGCCCAAGGCTGCGGCTGTGTCCTGA
- the dtnbp1b gene encoding dystrobrevin binding protein 1b: protein MTVDQLCRKQKALLELDAEHPQRVPGAEQGGVPTPQVKLKERQKFFEEAFQQDMEQYLSTGYLQIAERREPIGSMSSMEVNVDMLEQMDLMDMSDHEALDVFLHSGGEENSAASPVTGPDVESFTTEISLQVPTQVELRHKLSSLSSTCTDSASQDTEAGEEDEEDDEEETEQGGGGVGESGGGGRRRRPPVVVTLDEEEVHPDTALVERVDQEDQTKKDCEESRLKV from the exons ATGACTGTGGACCAGCTGTGCA GAAAGCAGAAAGCACTCT tggaGTTGGATGCGGAGCACCCGCAGAGAGTCCCCGGGGCAGAGCAGGGAGGGGTCCCTACCCCCCAAGTCAAgctgaaagagaggcagaagTTCTTTGAGGAGGCCTTCCAACAAGACATGGAGCAGTACCTGTCTACTGGCTACCTGCAGATCGCTGAGAGGCGAG AGCCAATAGGAAGCATGTCATCCATGGAGGTGAACGTGGACATGCTGGAGCAGATGGATCTGATGGACATGTCTGACCACGAGGCCCTGGATGTGTTTCTGCACTCTGGGGGAGAGGAGAACAGCGCTGCTTCACCTGTCACAG GTCCTGATGTTGAGTCCTTCACCACAGAGATCAGTCTCCAGGTTCCCACCCAGGTTGAGCTACGCCACAagctttcttctctttcatccACCTGCACTGACTCAGCCAGCCAGGACACAGAGGCcggggaggaggatgaggaggatgatgaagaggagacGGAGCAAGGAGGAGGTGGTGTTGGAGAAtcagggggaggggggaggaggagacggCCGCCGGTGGTGGTGACCCTGGATGAAGAGGAGGTGCACCCCGATACAGCGTTGGTGGAAAGGGTGGACCAAGAGGACCAGACCAAAAAAGACTGTGAGGAGAGCAGGCTGAAGGTTTGA